Genomic DNA from Orcinus orca chromosome 6, mOrcOrc1.1, whole genome shotgun sequence:
TCTAACTTGGATATTGATAGACTACAACAAAGGGGGGATCAAGCATTTTGAAGGCAGTGACATAGAGCCTTATGGAGGTCAGAAGACTTGAGCTGGGTCCTCCTCCAACATATACTGCCATGTGGCCTGAGGCACGTCACTTTGTGTGActtgagtctcagttttcaaaTCTGTGAAACATAAATGGTGAACCTTACCCCATAGGGTTAACTGTGATACTAAATGTTAACAcgctatatatattaaaaaccttGTAAAGTAGACTTTATAAGCATAAAATACTATTATAGCATTCCACTAGTTtataaatttcagttttctgaatAAGAATTTTGTCAAGAAATATACTGAATTGAGGTAGACAGACCAacgcttttttttaaacaaaagtttcTCATCAATGTCCCTTATAATTCACTTTCGACGCAACACATACCCAAGGAACTACCCTCAGAGGCTTTAAATATGTGCTTGCAGAGAGGCTAGCTCCCCCTCCTGGTTAGCCAGGAGGAGATTCTGGATTAGGGGAAGGACAGATTACAGTGCAATAGATACTCTGACTTCTCATGTTGCTTCTTCATATACAGTAACTCCACTTATCTTCTAAGGATGCTTTGTGATAGACCAGGCAGCCTTTTTTTCCTATGGAAATCtattgatacatttttttctttttgtagatgaggaaattgaggcttggaGAGTTTAAGGGATTCATATACATGCACATGCCTTGTTGACAGCAGACCAGAGATTCATGTTCACATCTCCTGCTTCCAAGTTAAATATTCTCTTCATCTTAATACTCTGATTAATATTAAGCGATGAGCCCTATATGGAGAACTTTTCATGAACATTAAGGATATCTGTGACACTTCGGTGTAATTTTTTATACCTTTGAAATTGACATTCACTAGTCATTTATCATGCCTAACAACTAACAGCTATCTGCCTCATCTGTACCAATCAGATATATAATCACAATTATGTGTGTCAGGAAATGGCTAAAGCTGATCCGAGGTTCAGTCTTCACGTGCCCCAATCATTGATCTTTAACTGATTTCCCTCTGTTGGATGGGCTGCCTCTGCTTAGCATGAGTGCCTAGTGTGATAAAAAGAGACTGTCACGGGGGCCAGTACGATAGTACCAAATGTGTGGGGCTTCTTCTTTGCTTCATCTGCCTTGCTTGATATTTCTGCCTATGCATCATAATATGTCATGTCATATCTGTGTGAAGACCTAGATGACTGTgttgatatttcattttttttttaattcagccgAAATATTATGTAATCTGTGTCTCTTTTCCTTGTAGATGTGAAATTCAGATGATTGAAGATGATGCATATCAGGGCCTAAACCACCTCTCCACCTTGATATTGACAGGAAACCCTATACAGAGTTTAGCCCTGGGAGCCTTTTCTGGGCTATCAAGTTTACAGAAGCTGGTAGCTGTGGAGACAAACCTGGCATCTCTAGAGGACTTCCCCATTGGGCATCTCAAAACCTTGAAGGAGCTTAATGTGGCTCACAATCTTATCCATTCCTTCAAGtttcctgaatatttttctaACCTGCCCAACCTGGAGCACTTGGATCTTTCTAATaacaaaatccaaaatatttatcACGAAGACTTGAAGGTTCTACATCAAATGCCCCTACTCAACCTCTCTTTAGATTTGTCCCTGAACCCTTTAGACTTTATTGAACCAGGCACCTTTAAAGAAATTAAGCTCAATGAACTGACTTTGCGAAGTAATTTTAATAGTACACGTGTAATGAAAATTTGTATTCAAGGTCTGGCTGGTTTAAAAATCAATCGGTTGGTTTTGggagaatttaaaaatgaaaggatcTTGGAAAGTTTTGACAGATCTGTCCTGGAGGGACTGTGCAATTTGACCTTCGAACAGTTTCGGATAGCATACTTCAGTGAATTCCCGAAGGATGATACAGGCTTATTTAATTGTTTGGTAAATGTTTCTGTGATTTCTCTGTTGAGTCTGGATTTAGACAGTCTAGAAGCCCTTCCTAAAGATTGCAGATGGCAACACTTAGAATTGACTAACTGtaattttaaacaatttcccACATTGAAGCTCAATTCTCTCAAAAAGTTTGTTTTCATAGACAACAAACATATGAGCACTTTTACTAAATTTGAGCTACCAAACCTTCAGTTTCTAGATCTCAAAAGAAATCACTTGAGTTTCAAGGGTTGCTGTTCTCACACTAATTTTGGGACAAGCAAACTGAAGCATTTAGATCTGAGCTTCAATGATGTCATTACTATGAGTTCAAACTTCTTGGGCTTAGAGCAACTAGAACACCTGGATTTTCAGCATTCCAATCTGAAACAGGCCAACGATTTTTCAGTATTCCTATCACTCAGAAATCTCCGTTACCTTGACATTTCTTATACCAACACCCAAGTTGTCTTCCATGGCATCTTTGTTGGCTTGGTCAGCCTCCAAACCTTGAAAATGGCAGGCAATTCTTTTCAGAACAACTTGCTTCCTGATATCTTCACAGAACTGACGAACTTAACCATCCTGGACCTCTCTAAGTGTCAACTGGAACGGGTATCCCAGATGGCATTTCACTCCCTCCCTAAACTTCAGGTGCTAAATATGAGTCACAACAAACTCTTGTCATTGGATACACTTCCTTATAAACCACTCCACTCCCTCCAGATTCTGGACTGCAGTTTCAACCGTATCATGGAGTCCAAGGAGCAAGAACTACAGCATTTGCCAAGGAGCCTTGCTTTGTTAAATCTTACTCAGAATGACTTTGCTTGTGTTTGTGAACACCAGAGTTTCCTGCAGTGGGTGAAGGACCAGAGGCAGCTCTTGGTGGGAGCTGAGCAAATGATGTGTACACAACCTTTAGATATGCAGGACATGCCCGTGCTTAGTTTCAGGAATGCCACTTGTCAGATGAACAAGATGATCATTAGTGTGTCGGTTCTCACCATCCTCTTGGTATCTGTGGCAGGAGCCCTGGTCTATAAGTACTATTTCCACCTAATGCTTCTTGCTGGCTGCAAAAAGTATGGCAGAGGTGAAAGCACCTATGATGCTTTTGTAATCTACTCAAGCCAGGACGAAGACTGGGTGAGGAATGAATTGGTAAAGAACTTGGAGGAGGGGGTGCCCCCCTTTCAGCTCTGCCTTCACTACAGAGACTTTATTCCTGGGGTAGCCATTGCCGCCAACATCATCCAGGAAGGTTTCCACAAAAGCCGGAAGGTT
This window encodes:
- the TLR4 gene encoding toll-like receptor 4 isoform X2 encodes the protein MIEDDAYQGLNHLSTLILTGNPIQSLALGAFSGLSSLQKLVAVETNLASLEDFPIGHLKTLKELNVAHNLIHSFKFPEYFSNLPNLEHLDLSNNKIQNIYHEDLKVLHQMPLLNLSLDLSLNPLDFIEPGTFKEIKLNELTLRSNFNSTRVMKICIQGLAGLKINRLVLGEFKNERILESFDRSVLEGLCNLTFEQFRIAYFSEFPKDDTGLFNCLVNVSVISLLSLDLDSLEALPKDCRWQHLELTNCNFKQFPTLKLNSLKKFVFIDNKHMSTFTKFELPNLQFLDLKRNHLSFKGCCSHTNFGTSKLKHLDLSFNDVITMSSNFLGLEQLEHLDFQHSNLKQANDFSVFLSLRNLRYLDISYTNTQVVFHGIFVGLVSLQTLKMAGNSFQNNLLPDIFTELTNLTILDLSKCQLERVSQMAFHSLPKLQVLNMSHNKLLSLDTLPYKPLHSLQILDCSFNRIMESKEQELQHLPRSLALLNLTQNDFACVCEHQSFLQWVKDQRQLLVGAEQMMCTQPLDMQDMPVLSFRNATCQMNKMIISVSVLTILLVSVAGALVYKYYFHLMLLAGCKKYGRGESTYDAFVIYSSQDEDWVRNELVKNLEEGVPPFQLCLHYRDFIPGVAIAANIIQEGFHKSRKVIVVVSQHFIQSRWCIFEYEIAQTWQFLSSRAGIIFIVLQKLEKSLLRQQVELYRLLNRNTYLEWEDSVLGRHIFWRRLRKALLDGKPWRPEGTADADSRQQEATAST
- the TLR4 gene encoding toll-like receptor 4 isoform X1, encoding MPHTRLAAALILAMAFLFCLRSESWDPCVQVVPNISYQCMELNLYRIPDNIPTSTKILDLSFNHLNHLNSHSFSNFPELQMLDLSRCEIQMIEDDAYQGLNHLSTLILTGNPIQSLALGAFSGLSSLQKLVAVETNLASLEDFPIGHLKTLKELNVAHNLIHSFKFPEYFSNLPNLEHLDLSNNKIQNIYHEDLKVLHQMPLLNLSLDLSLNPLDFIEPGTFKEIKLNELTLRSNFNSTRVMKICIQGLAGLKINRLVLGEFKNERILESFDRSVLEGLCNLTFEQFRIAYFSEFPKDDTGLFNCLVNVSVISLLSLDLDSLEALPKDCRWQHLELTNCNFKQFPTLKLNSLKKFVFIDNKHMSTFTKFELPNLQFLDLKRNHLSFKGCCSHTNFGTSKLKHLDLSFNDVITMSSNFLGLEQLEHLDFQHSNLKQANDFSVFLSLRNLRYLDISYTNTQVVFHGIFVGLVSLQTLKMAGNSFQNNLLPDIFTELTNLTILDLSKCQLERVSQMAFHSLPKLQVLNMSHNKLLSLDTLPYKPLHSLQILDCSFNRIMESKEQELQHLPRSLALLNLTQNDFACVCEHQSFLQWVKDQRQLLVGAEQMMCTQPLDMQDMPVLSFRNATCQMNKMIISVSVLTILLVSVAGALVYKYYFHLMLLAGCKKYGRGESTYDAFVIYSSQDEDWVRNELVKNLEEGVPPFQLCLHYRDFIPGVAIAANIIQEGFHKSRKVIVVVSQHFIQSRWCIFEYEIAQTWQFLSSRAGIIFIVLQKLEKSLLRQQVELYRLLNRNTYLEWEDSVLGRHIFWRRLRKALLDGKPWRPEGTADADSRQQEATAST